In Tenrec ecaudatus isolate mTenEca1 chromosome 4, mTenEca1.hap1, whole genome shotgun sequence, a single window of DNA contains:
- the SF1 gene encoding splicing factor 1 isoform X5, which produces MATGANATPLGKLGPAGLPGPKGGFEPGPPPAPGPGAGLLVAGPPPPPPPAGAMGALTAAFPFAALPPPPPPPPPPRQPPPPAPGSAYPPQPPPPPPPLFQRVSPPQPPPSPQPPRQDQQPGPAGGGGDFPSKKRKRSRWNQDTMEQKTVIPGMPTVIPPGLTREQERAYIVQLQIEDLTRKLRTGDLGIPPNPEDRSPSPEPIYNSEGKRLNTREFRTRKKLEEERHNLITEMVALNPDFKPPADYKPPATRVSDKVMIPQDEYPEINFVGLLIGPRGNTLKNIEKECNAKIMIRGKGSVKEGKVGRKDGQMLPGEDEPLHALVTANTMENVKKAVEQIRNILKQGIETPEDQNDLRKMQLRELARLNGTLREDDNRILRPWQSSETRSITNTTVCTKCGGAGHIASDCKFQRPGDPQSAQDKARMDKEYLSLMAELGEAPVPSSVGSTSGPAATPLASAPRPAAPANNPPPPSLMSTTQSRPPWMNSGPSESRPYHGMHGGGPGGPGGGPHSFPHPLPSLTGGHGGHPMQHNPNGPPPPWMQPPPPPMNQGPHPPGHHGPPPMGKSVPGKYACGLWTLPPASRKRYDAAAAYGHDAAAAAAAQWAAPTPALWPSAPMATAAAAASAAPSAQQQYGFQHPLAMAAKTPSRSGDGPGPESEEFPRPLVTLPGRQPQQRPWWTGWFGKAA; this is translated from the exons gCGCGATGGGGGCCCTGACCGCGGCCTTCCCCTTCGcggcgctgccgccgccgccgccgccccctccGCCTCCccggcagccgccgccgccggccccgGGCTCCGCGTACCCGCCGCAGCCGCCccctccgccgccgccgctctTCCAGCGCGTGTCGCCGCCGCAGCCGCCGCCGTCACCCCAGCCGCCGCGTCAGGACCAGCAGCCGGGCCCGGCCGGCGGCGGAGGAG ACTTCCCCAGTAAGAAGCGGAAGAGGAGCCGCTGGAACCAGGACACCATGGAACAGAAGACTGTGATTCCAGGAATGCCCACCGTCATTCCGCCCGGCCTGACTCGGGAACAGGAACGAGCTTACATAG TGCAACTGCAGATAGAAGACCTGACTCGTAAACTGCGCACAGGAGACCTGGGCATCCCCCCTAACCCTGAGGACAG GTCCCCTTCCCCTGAGCCCATCTACAATAGCGAGGGGAAGCGGCTCAACACCCGGGAGTTCCGAACACGCAAAAAGCTGGAAGAGGAGCGGCACAACCTCATCACAGAGATGGTGGCGCTCAACCCTGACTTCAAGCCGCCTGCCGATTACAA ACCTCCAGCAACCCGTGTGAGCGATAAAGTCATGATCCCACAAGATGAGTATCCGGAGATCAACTTCGTGGGACTGCTGATAGGGCCCAG AGGAAACACCCTAAAGAACATAGAGAAGGAGTGTAATGCCAAGATCATGATCCGGGGCAAGGGCTCAGTGAAAGAAGGGAAGGTCGGGCGCAAAGACGGCCAGATGCTGCCTGGGGAGGACGAGCCACTTCACGCCCTGGTGACAGCCAACACCATGGAGAACGTCAAAAAGGCCGTGGAGCAG ATAAGGAACATCCTCAAGCAGGGCATCGAGACCCCTGAGGACCAGAATGACCTGCGCAAGATGCAGCTCCGGGAGCTGGCGCGGCTGAATGGCACCCTTCGGGAAGACGATAACAG GATCCTAAGACCCTGGCAGAGTTCTGAGACCCGGAGCATCACCAACACCACCGTGTGCACCAAGTGTGGGGGGGCTGGCCACATTGCCTCTGACTGCAAGTTCCAGAG gcctggtgacccccagtcgGCACAGGACAAAGCTCGTATGGATAAAGAGTATCTGTCGCTCATGGCAGAGCTGGGAGAAGCTCCTGTCCCCTCTTCCGTGGGGTCCACCTCTGGGCCTGCCGCCACACCCCTGGCTAGTGCGCCACGGCCTGCCGCTCCTGCCAACAACCCACCTCCACCG TCTCTCATGTCCACCACCCAGAGCCGCCCGCCCTGGATGAACTCCGGCCCCTCCGAAAGCCGGCCCTACCATGGCATGCACGGAGGtggtcctggtgggccaggtggCGGCCCCCACAGCTTCCCACATCCACTGCCCAGCCTGACGGGCGGCCATGGCGGCCACCCCATGCAGCACAATCCGAACGGACCCCCACCCCCGTGgatgcagccaccaccaccaccgatgAATCAGGGTCCCCACCCGCCTGGGCACCATGGCCCTCCTCCAATGGGTAA ATCAGTACCTGGGAAGTACGCCTGTGGGCTCTGGACTTTACCGCCTGCATCAAGGAAAAG GTATGATGCCGCCGCCGCCTATGGGCAtgatgccgccgccgccgccgccgcccagtgggcagcccccacccccgccctctggCCCTCTGCCCCCatggcaacagcagcagcagcagcctccgCCGCCCCCTCCGCCCAGCAGCAGTATGGCTTCCAGCACCCCCTTGCCATGGCAGCAAA GACCCCTTCCCGCAGCGGCGATGGCCCGGGCCCTGAGAGCGAGGAGTTTCCGCGCCCATTGGTGACCCTTccaggcagacagcctcagcaGCGCCCCTGGTGGACAGGATGGTTCGGCAAAGCAGCCTGA
- the SF1 gene encoding splicing factor 1 isoform X6 produces MATGANATPLGKLGPAGLPGPKGGFEPGPPPAPGPGAGLLVAGPPPPPPPAGAMGALTAAFPFAALPPPPPPPPPPRQPPPPAPGSAYPPQPPPPPPPLFQRVSPPQPPPSPQPPRQDQQPGPAGGGGDFPSKKRKRSRWNQDTMEQKTVIPGMPTVIPPGLTREQERAYIVQLQIEDLTRKLRTGDLGIPPNPEDRSPSPEPIYNSEGKRLNTREFRTRKKLEEERHNLITEMVALNPDFKPPADYKPPATRVSDKVMIPQDEYPEINFVGLLIGPRGNTLKNIEKECNAKIMIRGKGSVKEGKVGRKDGQMLPGEDEPLHALVTANTMENVKKAVEQIRNILKQGIETPEDQNDLRKMQLRELARLNGTLREDDNRILRPWQSSETRSITNTTVCTKCGGAGHIASDCKFQRPGDPQSAQDKARMDKEYLSLMAELGEAPVPSSVGSTSGPAATPLASAPRPAAPANNPPPPSLMSTTQSRPPWMNSGPSESRPYHGMHGGGPGGPGGGPHSFPHPLPSLTGGHGGHPMQHNPNGPPPPWMQPPPPPMNQGPHPPGHHGPPPMVPGKYACGLWTLPPASRKRYDAAAAYGHDAAAAAAAQWAAPTPALWPSAPMATAAAAASAAPSAQQQYGFQHPLAMAAKTPSRSGDGPGPESEEFPRPLVTLPGRQPQQRPWWTGWFGKAA; encoded by the exons gCGCGATGGGGGCCCTGACCGCGGCCTTCCCCTTCGcggcgctgccgccgccgccgccgccccctccGCCTCCccggcagccgccgccgccggccccgGGCTCCGCGTACCCGCCGCAGCCGCCccctccgccgccgccgctctTCCAGCGCGTGTCGCCGCCGCAGCCGCCGCCGTCACCCCAGCCGCCGCGTCAGGACCAGCAGCCGGGCCCGGCCGGCGGCGGAGGAG ACTTCCCCAGTAAGAAGCGGAAGAGGAGCCGCTGGAACCAGGACACCATGGAACAGAAGACTGTGATTCCAGGAATGCCCACCGTCATTCCGCCCGGCCTGACTCGGGAACAGGAACGAGCTTACATAG TGCAACTGCAGATAGAAGACCTGACTCGTAAACTGCGCACAGGAGACCTGGGCATCCCCCCTAACCCTGAGGACAG GTCCCCTTCCCCTGAGCCCATCTACAATAGCGAGGGGAAGCGGCTCAACACCCGGGAGTTCCGAACACGCAAAAAGCTGGAAGAGGAGCGGCACAACCTCATCACAGAGATGGTGGCGCTCAACCCTGACTTCAAGCCGCCTGCCGATTACAA ACCTCCAGCAACCCGTGTGAGCGATAAAGTCATGATCCCACAAGATGAGTATCCGGAGATCAACTTCGTGGGACTGCTGATAGGGCCCAG AGGAAACACCCTAAAGAACATAGAGAAGGAGTGTAATGCCAAGATCATGATCCGGGGCAAGGGCTCAGTGAAAGAAGGGAAGGTCGGGCGCAAAGACGGCCAGATGCTGCCTGGGGAGGACGAGCCACTTCACGCCCTGGTGACAGCCAACACCATGGAGAACGTCAAAAAGGCCGTGGAGCAG ATAAGGAACATCCTCAAGCAGGGCATCGAGACCCCTGAGGACCAGAATGACCTGCGCAAGATGCAGCTCCGGGAGCTGGCGCGGCTGAATGGCACCCTTCGGGAAGACGATAACAG GATCCTAAGACCCTGGCAGAGTTCTGAGACCCGGAGCATCACCAACACCACCGTGTGCACCAAGTGTGGGGGGGCTGGCCACATTGCCTCTGACTGCAAGTTCCAGAG gcctggtgacccccagtcgGCACAGGACAAAGCTCGTATGGATAAAGAGTATCTGTCGCTCATGGCAGAGCTGGGAGAAGCTCCTGTCCCCTCTTCCGTGGGGTCCACCTCTGGGCCTGCCGCCACACCCCTGGCTAGTGCGCCACGGCCTGCCGCTCCTGCCAACAACCCACCTCCACCG TCTCTCATGTCCACCACCCAGAGCCGCCCGCCCTGGATGAACTCCGGCCCCTCCGAAAGCCGGCCCTACCATGGCATGCACGGAGGtggtcctggtgggccaggtggCGGCCCCCACAGCTTCCCACATCCACTGCCCAGCCTGACGGGCGGCCATGGCGGCCACCCCATGCAGCACAATCCGAACGGACCCCCACCCCCGTGgatgcagccaccaccaccaccgatgAATCAGGGTCCCCACCCGCCTGGGCACCATGGCCCTCCTCCAATGG TACCTGGGAAGTACGCCTGTGGGCTCTGGACTTTACCGCCTGCATCAAGGAAAAG GTATGATGCCGCCGCCGCCTATGGGCAtgatgccgccgccgccgccgccgcccagtgggcagcccccacccccgccctctggCCCTCTGCCCCCatggcaacagcagcagcagcagcctccgCCGCCCCCTCCGCCCAGCAGCAGTATGGCTTCCAGCACCCCCTTGCCATGGCAGCAAA GACCCCTTCCCGCAGCGGCGATGGCCCGGGCCCTGAGAGCGAGGAGTTTCCGCGCCCATTGGTGACCCTTccaggcagacagcctcagcaGCGCCCCTGGTGGACAGGATGGTTCGGCAAAGCAGCCTGA
- the SF1 gene encoding splicing factor 1 isoform X9, which translates to MATGANATPLGKLGPAGLPGPKGGFEPGPPPAPGPGAGLLVAGPPPPPPPAGAMGALTAAFPFAALPPPPPPPPPPRQPPPPAPGSAYPPQPPPPPPPLFQRVSPPQPPPSPQPPRQDQQPGPAGGGGDFPSKKRKRSRWNQDTMEQKTVIPGMPTVIPPGLTREQERAYIVQLQIEDLTRKLRTGDLGIPPNPEDRSPSPEPIYNSEGKRLNTREFRTRKKLEEERHNLITEMVALNPDFKPPADYKPPATRVSDKVMIPQDEYPEINFVGLLIGPRGNTLKNIEKECNAKIMIRGKGSVKEGKVGRKDGQMLPGEDEPLHALVTANTMENVKKAVEQIRNILKQGIETPEDQNDLRKMQLRELARLNGTLREDDNRILRPWQSSETRSITNTTVCTKCGGAGHIASDCKFQRPGDPQSAQDKARMDKEYLSLMAELGEAPVPSSVGSTSGPAATPLASAPRPAAPANNPPPPSLMSTTQSRPPWMNSGPSESRPYHGMHGGGPGGPGGGPHSFPHPLPSLTGGHGGHPMQHNPNGPPPPWMQPPPPPMNQGPHPPGHHGPPPMDQYLGSTPVGSGLYRLHQGKGMMPPPPMGMMPPPPPPPSGQPPPPPSGPLPPWQQQQQQPPPPPPPSSSMASSTPLPWQQRPLPAAAMARALRARSFRAHW; encoded by the exons gCGCGATGGGGGCCCTGACCGCGGCCTTCCCCTTCGcggcgctgccgccgccgccgccgccccctccGCCTCCccggcagccgccgccgccggccccgGGCTCCGCGTACCCGCCGCAGCCGCCccctccgccgccgccgctctTCCAGCGCGTGTCGCCGCCGCAGCCGCCGCCGTCACCCCAGCCGCCGCGTCAGGACCAGCAGCCGGGCCCGGCCGGCGGCGGAGGAG ACTTCCCCAGTAAGAAGCGGAAGAGGAGCCGCTGGAACCAGGACACCATGGAACAGAAGACTGTGATTCCAGGAATGCCCACCGTCATTCCGCCCGGCCTGACTCGGGAACAGGAACGAGCTTACATAG TGCAACTGCAGATAGAAGACCTGACTCGTAAACTGCGCACAGGAGACCTGGGCATCCCCCCTAACCCTGAGGACAG GTCCCCTTCCCCTGAGCCCATCTACAATAGCGAGGGGAAGCGGCTCAACACCCGGGAGTTCCGAACACGCAAAAAGCTGGAAGAGGAGCGGCACAACCTCATCACAGAGATGGTGGCGCTCAACCCTGACTTCAAGCCGCCTGCCGATTACAA ACCTCCAGCAACCCGTGTGAGCGATAAAGTCATGATCCCACAAGATGAGTATCCGGAGATCAACTTCGTGGGACTGCTGATAGGGCCCAG AGGAAACACCCTAAAGAACATAGAGAAGGAGTGTAATGCCAAGATCATGATCCGGGGCAAGGGCTCAGTGAAAGAAGGGAAGGTCGGGCGCAAAGACGGCCAGATGCTGCCTGGGGAGGACGAGCCACTTCACGCCCTGGTGACAGCCAACACCATGGAGAACGTCAAAAAGGCCGTGGAGCAG ATAAGGAACATCCTCAAGCAGGGCATCGAGACCCCTGAGGACCAGAATGACCTGCGCAAGATGCAGCTCCGGGAGCTGGCGCGGCTGAATGGCACCCTTCGGGAAGACGATAACAG GATCCTAAGACCCTGGCAGAGTTCTGAGACCCGGAGCATCACCAACACCACCGTGTGCACCAAGTGTGGGGGGGCTGGCCACATTGCCTCTGACTGCAAGTTCCAGAG gcctggtgacccccagtcgGCACAGGACAAAGCTCGTATGGATAAAGAGTATCTGTCGCTCATGGCAGAGCTGGGAGAAGCTCCTGTCCCCTCTTCCGTGGGGTCCACCTCTGGGCCTGCCGCCACACCCCTGGCTAGTGCGCCACGGCCTGCCGCTCCTGCCAACAACCCACCTCCACCG TCTCTCATGTCCACCACCCAGAGCCGCCCGCCCTGGATGAACTCCGGCCCCTCCGAAAGCCGGCCCTACCATGGCATGCACGGAGGtggtcctggtgggccaggtggCGGCCCCCACAGCTTCCCACATCCACTGCCCAGCCTGACGGGCGGCCATGGCGGCCACCCCATGCAGCACAATCCGAACGGACCCCCACCCCCGTGgatgcagccaccaccaccaccgatgAATCAGGGTCCCCACCCGCCTGGGCACCATGGCCCTCCTCCAATGG ATCAGTACCTGGGAAGTACGCCTGTGGGCTCTGGACTTTACCGCCTGCATCAAGGAAAAG GTATGATGCCGCCGCCGCCTATGGGCAtgatgccgccgccgccgccgccgcccagtgggcagcccccacccccgccctctggCCCTCTGCCCCCatggcaacagcagcagcagcagcctccgCCGCCCCCTCCGCCCAGCAGCAGTATGGCTTCCAGCACCCCCTTGCCATGGCAGCAAA GACCCCTTCCCGCAGCGGCGATGGCCCGGGCCCTGAGAGCGAGGAGTTTCCGCGCCCATTGGTGA
- the SF1 gene encoding splicing factor 1 isoform X17, translated as MATGANATPLGKLGPAGLPGPKGGFEPGPPPAPGPGAGLLVAGPPPPPPPAGAMGALTAAFPFAALPPPPPPPPPPRQPPPPAPGSAYPPQPPPPPPPLFQRVSPPQPPPSPQPPRQDQQPGPAGGGGDFPSKKRKRSRWNQDTMEQKTVIPGMPTVIPPGLTREQERAYIVQLQIEDLTRKLRTGDLGIPPNPEDRSPSPEPIYNSEGKRLNTREFRTRKKLEEERHNLITEMVALNPDFKPPADYKPPATRVSDKVMIPQDEYPEINFVGLLIGPRGNTLKNIEKECNAKIMIRGKGSVKEGKVGRKDGQMLPGEDEPLHALVTANTMENVKKAVEQIRNILKQGIETPEDQNDLRKMQLRELARLNGTLREDDNRILRPWQSSETRSITNTTVCTKCGGAGHIASDCKFQRPGDPQSAQDKARMDKEYLSLMAELGEAPVPSSVGSTSGPAATPLASAPRPAAPANNPPPPSLMSTTQSRPPWMNSGPSESRPYHGMHGGGPGGPGGGPHSFPHPLPSLTGGHGGHPMQHNPNGPPPPWMQPPPPPMNQGPHPPGHHGPPPMDQYLGSTPVGSGLYRLHQGKGMMPPPPMGMMPPPPPPPSGQPPPPPSGPLPPWQQQQQQPPPPPPPSSSMASSTPLPWQQNTTTTTTSAGTGPIPPWQQQQAAAAASPGAPQMQGNPTMVPLPPGVQPPLPPGAPPPPPPPPPGSAGMMTPSRSGDGPGPESEEFPRPLVTLPGRQPQQRPWWTGWFGKAA; from the exons gCGCGATGGGGGCCCTGACCGCGGCCTTCCCCTTCGcggcgctgccgccgccgccgccgccccctccGCCTCCccggcagccgccgccgccggccccgGGCTCCGCGTACCCGCCGCAGCCGCCccctccgccgccgccgctctTCCAGCGCGTGTCGCCGCCGCAGCCGCCGCCGTCACCCCAGCCGCCGCGTCAGGACCAGCAGCCGGGCCCGGCCGGCGGCGGAGGAG ACTTCCCCAGTAAGAAGCGGAAGAGGAGCCGCTGGAACCAGGACACCATGGAACAGAAGACTGTGATTCCAGGAATGCCCACCGTCATTCCGCCCGGCCTGACTCGGGAACAGGAACGAGCTTACATAG TGCAACTGCAGATAGAAGACCTGACTCGTAAACTGCGCACAGGAGACCTGGGCATCCCCCCTAACCCTGAGGACAG GTCCCCTTCCCCTGAGCCCATCTACAATAGCGAGGGGAAGCGGCTCAACACCCGGGAGTTCCGAACACGCAAAAAGCTGGAAGAGGAGCGGCACAACCTCATCACAGAGATGGTGGCGCTCAACCCTGACTTCAAGCCGCCTGCCGATTACAA ACCTCCAGCAACCCGTGTGAGCGATAAAGTCATGATCCCACAAGATGAGTATCCGGAGATCAACTTCGTGGGACTGCTGATAGGGCCCAG AGGAAACACCCTAAAGAACATAGAGAAGGAGTGTAATGCCAAGATCATGATCCGGGGCAAGGGCTCAGTGAAAGAAGGGAAGGTCGGGCGCAAAGACGGCCAGATGCTGCCTGGGGAGGACGAGCCACTTCACGCCCTGGTGACAGCCAACACCATGGAGAACGTCAAAAAGGCCGTGGAGCAG ATAAGGAACATCCTCAAGCAGGGCATCGAGACCCCTGAGGACCAGAATGACCTGCGCAAGATGCAGCTCCGGGAGCTGGCGCGGCTGAATGGCACCCTTCGGGAAGACGATAACAG GATCCTAAGACCCTGGCAGAGTTCTGAGACCCGGAGCATCACCAACACCACCGTGTGCACCAAGTGTGGGGGGGCTGGCCACATTGCCTCTGACTGCAAGTTCCAGAG gcctggtgacccccagtcgGCACAGGACAAAGCTCGTATGGATAAAGAGTATCTGTCGCTCATGGCAGAGCTGGGAGAAGCTCCTGTCCCCTCTTCCGTGGGGTCCACCTCTGGGCCTGCCGCCACACCCCTGGCTAGTGCGCCACGGCCTGCCGCTCCTGCCAACAACCCACCTCCACCG TCTCTCATGTCCACCACCCAGAGCCGCCCGCCCTGGATGAACTCCGGCCCCTCCGAAAGCCGGCCCTACCATGGCATGCACGGAGGtggtcctggtgggccaggtggCGGCCCCCACAGCTTCCCACATCCACTGCCCAGCCTGACGGGCGGCCATGGCGGCCACCCCATGCAGCACAATCCGAACGGACCCCCACCCCCGTGgatgcagccaccaccaccaccgatgAATCAGGGTCCCCACCCGCCTGGGCACCATGGCCCTCCTCCAATGG ATCAGTACCTGGGAAGTACGCCTGTGGGCTCTGGACTTTACCGCCTGCATCAAGGAAAAG GTATGATGCCGCCGCCGCCTATGGGCAtgatgccgccgccgccgccgccgcccagtgggcagcccccacccccgccctctggCCCTCTGCCCCCatggcaacagcagcagcagcagcctccgCCGCCCCCTCCGCCCAGCAGCAGTATGGCTTCCAGCACCCCCTTGCCATGGCAGCAAA ATACGACGACTACCACCACGAGCGCTGGCACAGGGCCCATCCCGCCATGGCAACAGCAGCAGGCGGCTGCCGCAGCTTCTCCAGGAGCCCCTCAGATGCAAGGCAACCCCACTATGGTGCCCCTACCCCCCGGGGTCCAGCCGCCTCTGCCGCCCGGTGCCCCTCCCCCTCCGCCGCCTCCGCCACCTGGTTCCGCCGGCATGAT GACCCCTTCCCGCAGCGGCGATGGCCCGGGCCCTGAGAGCGAGGAGTTTCCGCGCCCATTGGTGACCCTTccaggcagacagcctcagcaGCGCCCCTGGTGGACAGGATGGTTCGGCAAAGCAGCCTGA
- the SF1 gene encoding splicing factor 1 isoform X1, with translation MATGANATPLGKLGPAGLPGPKGGFEPGPPPAPGPGAGLLVAGPPPPPPPAGAMGALTAAFPFAALPPPPPPPPPPRQPPPPAPGSAYPPQPPPPPPPLFQRVSPPQPPPSPQPPRQDQQPGPAGGGGDFPSKKRKRSRWNQDTMEQKTVIPGMPTVIPPGLTREQERAYIVQLQIEDLTRKLRTGDLGIPPNPEDRSPSPEPIYNSEGKRLNTREFRTRKKLEEERHNLITEMVALNPDFKPPADYKPPATRVSDKVMIPQDEYPEINFVGLLIGPRGNTLKNIEKECNAKIMIRGKGSVKEGKVGRKDGQMLPGEDEPLHALVTANTMENVKKAVEQIRNILKQGIETPEDQNDLRKMQLRELARLNGTLREDDNRILRPWQSSETRSITNTTVCTKCGGAGHIASDCKFQRPGDPQSAQDKARMDKEYLSLMAELGEAPVPSSVGSTSGPAATPLASAPRPAAPANNPPPPSLMSTTQSRPPWMNSGPSESRPYHGMHGGGPGGPGGGPHSFPHPLPSLTGGHGGHPMQHNPNGPPPPWMQPPPPPMNQGPHPPGHHGPPPMDQYLGSTPVGSGLYRLHQGKGMMPPPPMGMMPPPPPPPSGQPPPPPSGPLPPWQQQQQQPPPPPPPSSSMASSTPLPWQQNTTTTTTSAGTGPIPPWQQQQAAAAASPGAPQMQGNPTMVPLPPGVQPPLPPGAPPPPPPPPPGSAGMMYAPPPPPPPPMDPSNFVTMMGMGVAGMPPFGMPPAPPPPPPQN, from the exons gCGCGATGGGGGCCCTGACCGCGGCCTTCCCCTTCGcggcgctgccgccgccgccgccgccccctccGCCTCCccggcagccgccgccgccggccccgGGCTCCGCGTACCCGCCGCAGCCGCCccctccgccgccgccgctctTCCAGCGCGTGTCGCCGCCGCAGCCGCCGCCGTCACCCCAGCCGCCGCGTCAGGACCAGCAGCCGGGCCCGGCCGGCGGCGGAGGAG ACTTCCCCAGTAAGAAGCGGAAGAGGAGCCGCTGGAACCAGGACACCATGGAACAGAAGACTGTGATTCCAGGAATGCCCACCGTCATTCCGCCCGGCCTGACTCGGGAACAGGAACGAGCTTACATAG TGCAACTGCAGATAGAAGACCTGACTCGTAAACTGCGCACAGGAGACCTGGGCATCCCCCCTAACCCTGAGGACAG GTCCCCTTCCCCTGAGCCCATCTACAATAGCGAGGGGAAGCGGCTCAACACCCGGGAGTTCCGAACACGCAAAAAGCTGGAAGAGGAGCGGCACAACCTCATCACAGAGATGGTGGCGCTCAACCCTGACTTCAAGCCGCCTGCCGATTACAA ACCTCCAGCAACCCGTGTGAGCGATAAAGTCATGATCCCACAAGATGAGTATCCGGAGATCAACTTCGTGGGACTGCTGATAGGGCCCAG AGGAAACACCCTAAAGAACATAGAGAAGGAGTGTAATGCCAAGATCATGATCCGGGGCAAGGGCTCAGTGAAAGAAGGGAAGGTCGGGCGCAAAGACGGCCAGATGCTGCCTGGGGAGGACGAGCCACTTCACGCCCTGGTGACAGCCAACACCATGGAGAACGTCAAAAAGGCCGTGGAGCAG ATAAGGAACATCCTCAAGCAGGGCATCGAGACCCCTGAGGACCAGAATGACCTGCGCAAGATGCAGCTCCGGGAGCTGGCGCGGCTGAATGGCACCCTTCGGGAAGACGATAACAG GATCCTAAGACCCTGGCAGAGTTCTGAGACCCGGAGCATCACCAACACCACCGTGTGCACCAAGTGTGGGGGGGCTGGCCACATTGCCTCTGACTGCAAGTTCCAGAG gcctggtgacccccagtcgGCACAGGACAAAGCTCGTATGGATAAAGAGTATCTGTCGCTCATGGCAGAGCTGGGAGAAGCTCCTGTCCCCTCTTCCGTGGGGTCCACCTCTGGGCCTGCCGCCACACCCCTGGCTAGTGCGCCACGGCCTGCCGCTCCTGCCAACAACCCACCTCCACCG TCTCTCATGTCCACCACCCAGAGCCGCCCGCCCTGGATGAACTCCGGCCCCTCCGAAAGCCGGCCCTACCATGGCATGCACGGAGGtggtcctggtgggccaggtggCGGCCCCCACAGCTTCCCACATCCACTGCCCAGCCTGACGGGCGGCCATGGCGGCCACCCCATGCAGCACAATCCGAACGGACCCCCACCCCCGTGgatgcagccaccaccaccaccgatgAATCAGGGTCCCCACCCGCCTGGGCACCATGGCCCTCCTCCAATGG ATCAGTACCTGGGAAGTACGCCTGTGGGCTCTGGACTTTACCGCCTGCATCAAGGAAAAG GTATGATGCCGCCGCCGCCTATGGGCAtgatgccgccgccgccgccgccgcccagtgggcagcccccacccccgccctctggCCCTCTGCCCCCatggcaacagcagcagcagcagcctccgCCGCCCCCTCCGCCCAGCAGCAGTATGGCTTCCAGCACCCCCTTGCCATGGCAGCAAA ATACGACGACTACCACCACGAGCGCTGGCACAGGGCCCATCCCGCCATGGCAACAGCAGCAGGCGGCTGCCGCAGCTTCTCCAGGAGCCCCTCAGATGCAAGGCAACCCCACTATGGTGCCCCTACCCCCCGGGGTCCAGCCGCCTCTGCCGCCCGGTGCCCCTCCCCCTCCGCCGCCTCCGCCACCTGGTTCCGCCGGCATGATGTatgccccgcccccccctcctCCGCCTCCCATGGACCCTTCTAACTTTGTCACCATGATGGGCATGGGGGTGGCGGGCATGCCGCCCTTCGGGATGCCTCCAGCGCCCCCACCGCCGCCTCCACAGAACTAG